One window of the Paenibacillus beijingensis genome contains the following:
- a CDS encoding HAD-IIA family hydrolase has product MTSFDAYCFDLDGTIFVGDTLLADVQQTISELRGRGKKILFLTNTSVQTRQDCQKRLARMKLFCSIEEILTALYVTGLYFKENVPHARLLLLGEAAMEEELRQFELQTTDDPLDATHVLVGMDRHFTYDKLKRGMTAIRGGAKLVAVNPDPVCPVPGGFIPDTWPIVKALEAAGGVRAHLVIGKPSVNMAKLALRRLGVSGGRCLMVGDRLDTDVLMGLNGGMQTALVLTGVAAKEDIVRMDITPHYVIDTLAELIAPKPAVTLE; this is encoded by the coding sequence ATGACATCTTTTGACGCTTATTGCTTTGATTTGGACGGAACGATCTTCGTCGGCGATACGCTCCTTGCAGATGTGCAGCAAACGATATCGGAACTACGCGGGCGGGGAAAGAAGATTTTGTTTCTGACGAATACATCCGTCCAGACGCGTCAGGATTGTCAGAAGCGGCTCGCGCGGATGAAGCTCTTCTGCAGCATCGAGGAGATCTTAACGGCATTATATGTGACGGGATTATATTTCAAGGAAAATGTTCCGCACGCCAGATTGCTGCTGCTGGGCGAGGCGGCAATGGAAGAGGAACTGCGGCAGTTTGAACTGCAGACAACCGACGATCCGCTCGATGCGACTCATGTTCTGGTCGGCATGGACCGCCACTTTACGTATGACAAGCTGAAGCGCGGGATGACGGCCATTCGCGGCGGGGCGAAGCTCGTTGCCGTCAATCCCGATCCGGTATGCCCGGTTCCGGGAGGCTTCATTCCGGATACGTGGCCGATCGTGAAGGCGCTTGAAGCAGCCGGCGGCGTGAGGGCGCATCTGGTCATCGGCAAGCCGTCGGTCAACATGGCGAAGCTGGCGCTGCGCCGGCTCGGAGTTTCGGGCGGCAGGTGTTTGATGGTGGGCGACCGCCTCGATACGGACGTGCTGATGGGTCTGAACGGCGGCATGCAGACGGCGCTTGTACTGACCGGCGTCGCGGCAAAGGAAGATATCGTCCGAATGGACATTACGCCTCATTATGTCATTGATACATTGGCTGAACTGATCGCGCCGAAACCGGCGGTAACGCTCGAATGA
- a CDS encoding metallophosphoesterase family protein, whose translation MKLMVMGDFHYSCMAEGTEEMRAARDYAYSRMLAGFFQHEADYYISLGDFTNEGVPEEFEDLYARIGNHGGRFVHVLGNHDTYSIPKADILAITGQKRYHAINTPDAMLIFLDTTKEMNKEDWGGEIDGVQLEWLREMLRQSGEKPAFVFAHHPVYDTTARSTIDKLSVHPSIDLKSVLNTKQGEGFYFCGHNHTHSIVRQDRWHYVQTAACLDIPAFRTVEMQDGQVRIGLLPIEEDLLTDHISRFHKKMRGFQPFPEALGTETDWSLTVDLLKPAQ comes from the coding sequence ATGAAATTGATGGTGATGGGGGATTTTCATTATTCGTGTATGGCGGAAGGCACGGAGGAAATGCGCGCGGCGCGGGATTATGCATACTCCCGGATGCTTGCCGGCTTCTTCCAACACGAGGCCGATTACTACATCTCGCTCGGGGATTTCACGAATGAAGGTGTTCCGGAGGAGTTCGAGGATCTGTACGCGCGAATCGGCAATCATGGGGGCCGCTTTGTTCATGTGCTAGGCAACCACGATACGTACTCCATTCCGAAAGCCGATATTTTGGCGATTACCGGACAGAAGCGTTATCACGCCATTAATACGCCGGACGCGATGCTGATTTTTCTCGATACGACCAAAGAAATGAATAAGGAAGATTGGGGCGGGGAAATCGACGGCGTGCAGCTGGAATGGCTGCGGGAGATGCTGCGCCAGTCGGGAGAAAAGCCGGCCTTCGTATTCGCCCATCACCCGGTATACGACACGACCGCCCGTTCCACGATCGATAAGCTGTCCGTTCATCCTTCGATCGACCTCAAGTCGGTTCTGAATACAAAGCAAGGCGAAGGTTTTTATTTCTGCGGCCATAATCATACCCATTCGATCGTCCGGCAGGACCGGTGGCATTATGTTCAGACGGCCGCCTGCCTCGACATTCCCGCATTCCGCACGGTCGAGATGCAGGATGGACAAGTCCGGATCGGACTGCTGCCCATTGAAGAGGATCTGCTGACCGATCATATTTCCAGGTTTCACAAGAAGATGCGGGGCTTTCAGCCTTTCCCGGAAGCGCTTGGCACGGAGACCGATTGGTCGCTCACCGTCGATCTGCTGAAGCCGGCGCAATAA